The Vitis vinifera cultivar Pinot Noir 40024 chromosome 8, ASM3070453v1 genome segment CGCTGACAATGTCGTGGAAGTAGAAGTGGAGGTGGCTGAGCTTCTCTTCGTTGAGACCCATCGATATGGGAGAAATTTTTTTGGAGAAACGGTGGGATTCCTCGCTGGAGCCACGGCGGCAGCAATGGTGGAGAAGAAGATAGTGAAAATGATGAGAGGTTTCGCCATGGTGGAGAAGAATTAAACAAAGGTGGAAAAAATTTCGACGTCAACCATACCTtcttataaatatatgaatgatggcaaaaaaaatatttagcttcattatttatttgtgggtttaatatattttaaactcTCAACCCATCCCGTGTTGTTTGGCACATTGACCCTTTAGGACCCAAACTTCTTAAATTATAGTGCTCTACCTTTTTTTTGTTAGATAATATAAACTTCTTAAATTGCAACACTCTACCTTTTTCATTAGTCAGTGTTAATTTAAGTGAACAAAAATCTCGTGTTGTATACGTGACTGACTAATGAAGggtaaatttataaattctcAAACCAAAACATTAAACAGATTGCCCCCATACCAATCCttcgtttatttaaaataattttcatattcattccatttaaaaaattaaatgaagtaGAGTGGAACaggtatcaaaaaaatttaccCATTACTATTTCTCagtaaaatgtataaaaatagacttatattataaataaaaatatatttgtttattcttaattaaaataatcaaaattgaaaatatttaaaattctgacattaataaatattatttgggagtagttttaaataattgtttCGTATGTAGTCATTTATATGGTTATACATAAGAGAAATGGAtcttataataaaatttcataaaatatttttaaaaaaaatgtatagagACATTCGTtgacttaaaaaagaaaaaagaaaaaaaggaaagagctGAAACTTGATGAGCGGCGTGGATTAGTTGGGCCTTTGGAAATTCCAAATTTGGGTTTTTGATGATTCCCGGCACTTTATGGGGTGGTGGTCCTAACGCATTAGAGGAAGGTGACGCTCACgtgtcttttcttttccttccgaTGAGGAAAGCTGCAAATGTTAGGGACGGTTGGATCAAATATGAAGAGCAGATGATGCCACGTGGAAAGTACAAAGAAAAAGGGCAAATCACCTAATGATAATTGTTGGGAATGTTGGTCCCTTTTGATAACGAATATACTAAAAATGTCATTCGATTAAAAGCTCTTAAGCATTTAATGCACTTTACTTTTTGTTAGGACATTTATATTGCGTGGATCTCatatttatgataattattaacatttaaattttaaattaaaattttgatgataatataatttgttatttaaatttactatttaaaacaaaaatacttttaaaaaatattttgatgtttaaatttgttattttaatcCTTACAACTTTACTAACTTAATATACAAATATTCAATCATATAACATATAATTATTCAATGGAATAACACGCTAACTATTCATTAAGTAATATAAcacgtgaaaaaattaaataaaaataaattaaattattgtaatatattataatattaatgtaTTTATGTTGCAAGTATAATACAATTACGTcttacttatattttattacaaaaataataattttaaaatgtttatttatatcttattGGTATTAATATATTAGTATATTAACAtcatttacaaattatttaataatttgtgtatatatatataataaaaaaaaatcatgagtcttataaattcaaaataatgttttatttggttttaaaagtgattcataatataaatatattatgaaatatggtatgatcatTACAAacttttactattataaaaaatgtttaaaaattttttaattaaattttattataataaaagtgtatttatattctaattataacatattttgatttgtatcttataataaaagtaataatctcATGGGAAGGTGACGCTCACgtctcctttcttttccttccgaTGAGGAAAGCTGCAAATGTTAGGGACGGTTGGATCAAATAAGAAGAGCAATGATGCCACGTGGAAAGTACAAAGAAAAAGGGGGAATCACATAATGATAATCATTGGGAAGGGTGCTCAAAAGCTTTTAACGCCCATTTGTGGCGCGTGGACCTCATATTTATGGTAATTATTaaccttcaaattttaaatcaagatTTTGATGAtagtataatttattatttaaatttattatttaaaataaaaatacttctaacaaacattttgatgttgtttaaattttttattttaatatttacaactttattaacttaatatacaaatattcaattaaataaCACATCATTTTTTAACGGAATAACATGTAATTATTTATTGGATAATATAAcatgtgaaaaaattaaataaaaataaattatattatattataatatattgtaatattaATATCTTTGTGttgtaagtataatgcatttatgtcatacttatattttattataaaagtaataatttttaaaatacttatttATATCTTATTGGCATTAACATATCATTATCAGTATATTAACATCATTTACCCaatatattgaaattatttaataacttttgtgtatatatatatacataaaataaataaataaataaataaaaaaaaccatgacTTTCATGAATTCAAAATAGGTTTCAGAAATgattcataatataaatatgttatgAAATATGATATGATTATACAAAActataacttttataaataaaaagtttaaaatttttctaattatgTTTTATTGTAATGAAAGTGtgtttatattataattataacatattttgatCATAAgtgtattttataataaaaataataatcttataGATCACTTTTTATActtcattaatatttaatatatcatATGTATTAATATCATCCACTCGAtgtattgagaaaaaaaatgatcaaaaaattatatacgaaaattaagaaaaaaacattatgcaaagaaaaaaaaatagaaatatcatacaaatttttaaaaattattttattataaaaaataaaaaaagatcaaacattctccattttcttattctttttagataattcaaattaaaaattaagtaatgtATCTTCCTCGAATtcaatacaaaaacataatttattagtttaaaattagaaaaatatatatgaaaaaatcattatttttattatataattataaaactttcttaataaaaaaatgcacaaaaaaaaactaattaaatattacttaaaaatattttttaaaagtatttttgctttaaatggtaaatttaaataacaaattatacaatcattatatataataattgtaaggattaaatccaaaattttgatttaaaatgtgaacgtcaataattacaataaatgtgaGACTCATATACCATAAATGtcctaacaaaaaaataagtgttttatatggtttaaattttaaaagttttaattgaaatgcatttttggtatttcaaaatattattgtcCAGTAATTATCCTATTTAACCCACCTATCCGTAATTCTcccaaagaaaaatctaaaGATGAAAATCGAGTGCGTGAAGGGCCTTCGACATGCCTACCATCCTATCAGCCTATAATTAATCATGAATCttgagaatttttatttatttatttttttccttccaaatttcGACATGTTTATTAAATTAGCAGCAAAATATGTGGAATaagcaaataatttaaaactttccCATTCATGATGTCCAAATTTAAAAACGAAAAAGCATAAAATTATcggaaagaaaacaaagaaaaagctaaGACAGAATTGCAGGAATCAGTAATGAAAGACATAAACATTATACTCCACAACAACATCTCCTGTTTTGGGATTGAAGGTGTGAGTCCTCGCCTGAGCATACCCACGAGCAAATCGGAAAAGCCCACTGCCGCCGACGATCGACATCTCCCGCACCTTTGAAAAGATAGTGTTTCGACCCAAAACACTGAGAGTACTGCCGTTGTACTTGCCCTCCATGAAAGCAAAATTCAGCACCATCAAGAAGCCCATTTCCTCCTGCGACGCCGATGCGTATATTCCTTGGGCTCTTCCTACCAGCTTGGAGCTGGGCTCGGGTCCCACAGTCAAGGGATCGTCCATCATAAGCACCGCGCCGAACACTGTCGCCGACTTGTTGGTCATGGCGGCCTCAGCGACTCTCACGGCGGTGGGTTTCGGGCCGCTGATTATGTCGTGGAAGTAGAAGTGGAGGTGGCTGAGCTTCTCTTCCTTGAGGCCTATCGATTCCGGAGAAAGGTTCCTGGAGAAACGGTGGGATTCCCCGCTGGAGCCGGAGGCCGCGACGGCGGCAATGGTGgagaagaaaatagtgaaaaggATGAGGAGTTTTGCCATCGTGGAGAAGAAACAAAGATGGAAAAAGTTTTTGTGTCTACCTGCGCAACCATACCTTCTTATAAGTGTATGGATgaagacaaataaaaaaataaaaaataaaaaatatttagcaCCAAGCCTAATAGTGTCACCGACACTTACGGGTGGTCGAGTTCTCGAGGCTTAGGATGTCGTGGAGTCACTAAGCATCCAATGCTTGAGGcccaaaaacatataaattttaacacatataataaataataaatcaagattataaaaaataaaattatttggcttagttagatatttgaaaacatgctatcctaaaatcactaccattTCCCTGCATGTAATTTTAAGATACAACTTCAATAGACTCATAATAATATTTCCTCAACAAGCATATTAGACACGAAAACTAAGAAGAATccattgaaaattaagttacccaaaaaaaaaatgaacatttaagatgaaaaaacaCGATTGTATAAAAAGTTAGGAATAGTGGAAAAAACCATAATGAtatatgaaaacatatttttgtattaGATTTATCTTATCTTTAAAATGAATTGAATTACTCTTTATATAACAATATTTGTTGACTTCCTAATTCAATTTTGATGGTGATCAGTGTGGCCATTGCAACTTTTTAACTAAAGTCCAAGTTATAAATCACGAGTCTTGTCAATTGGAACATTCTCGAAAATCTCAATTATTAGATGTGGATTTTCAGAAGTACCTATTTGCGTATGGTACCTTGATGCTATGCTTCTCTTTAAAGGGTACTAAGTGGACAAGGACCTATTTTTTGTACCATcgatatataaatattttataataattttaaagataaagGAAAATCCTTTTTGTTAATAAAAGATGATCATTGTGTCCATAAAGTGTCATCATATTAAGACTCACAAATCCTCAACATTTGGAGAAATTTAAAGTTGTTGAATtacttattatatataaaatttaatttccaacaaAGGGGTTTATGGAAACATAGTGGGATTCCATACCGCCACCCGTGGATAAAAAGAATATTGTGAAGGAAGATGAGGGTTTTACGCATAATGGATAAAAAGTAGAGTAGAAAAGCAAAAATCTATCGGTTGGAGTGGGCTTGTTATCAAAGTAtggttttaaataaaatgtattgAATACAACTTTCAAAAGGTGTTTGACTTTATTATTAGCAAGTTTGAAGGGATTGAATTGCACAATTTCATGCTTAACGATGAAATCATACTCTTCAAATTTTGTCTAATAATGTTCAAgtaattttcatgaaaatataatctaattataaacaaataaaagtgggacaattaatttttcacctttttttcgAACATGTCTAAAAGTCATTCTAAAAACTATGTGCATATAAATTGTAAAGctattataaaaaaagtataattttattttacatatttaaaacttattttcaaatttaaagtaataattgttttttatattccaaatttttaaacaggttttaaaaataatattttattactattttctaattttaaaaacaaaaatcagcaAATATATCcaaaccaaaattaatttttttcttaaatttctcATAAATAACTATGAAAGACAGGGATTCAGTTTTTGGCCATGGTGGAAAATTAACAAAgagaatgttaaaaaaaaaaaaaaaaacaaagggacAAGAAAAAAGACCTAAAGAAATATTCACAGACTGGTTAATATTTATACCTTGTTTATAAGCCcaaaattagtttttctttgactgatttttacaattttacctCTAAAAGCACGCCCCAAAAGGTGACGCTCAcgtttcttttctattttttcttttctttttcttttcctttttctttttttgtcttttcctttccttccaacgGCGAAAACATTATCTGTTATGGACCGTTGGATCAAATATGAAAGAATAGATGATGCCACGtggaaaaaacaaaggaaagcaAAATCTAACGACGAAACATTGACTGCTCAGAGAAATTGaggtcataaaaaaatattattgatttaataatttaatttaagttattaaataaattaaatatatgtgaacaaataatttaatgatataaattaaaataaaaaataaagttaaataataaataaaaataattaacttattcttaaaattatatttttattttacctttttactctcatttatcctaattatttttaagatctCTTTTGTCTTTACTTAACCTcatttaccctaattataatttacaatgataaatatgtcaatttgataattttaagttaattttatcaaacaatcttaatacttataaataaatttaagtataatttaacttaagttattaagtaataagtattaagtttaatCATATACTCTTAAATCTTACACTAattaaaggaaacaaaatataaaaaaatctctaagtttggatttattttctatttttttattagaaacttccatataaaaccaaatatattgtataaaaagtaaagatttattttatatctttaaaaattattttagaaattcaaaatttgagataggaattttttttaatatctcaaatttttaaatagtttttaaaattaatatttttatttcaacgTAAACATTTAAGAGTTCTTgtatagtatataaaaataatttttcaattttaaaaacaaaagagaacactataatttttatttttattttaaaataaaaatagtaataaccTTTATTTTGCAAAAAGTTAACAATTGggatattaaaaaaactttattatctcaaatttttaaacttaaaataatattgtGGACCCCTTATTTTGGTTCGATACATTCCCACTCTATGgcgaaactcgctttttatttgtttggtgaaaatttgatttttagaaaaatactttttgagtgaccatttatttttgttttattttttaagggaaaaacaaaataagaaagaaaaaccctaagtataactcctgaagaaaaaaaaaaataggtctgtgaaaaaccgaatcTGGGTCCGAGGATCATGTTATTTATTGGAAAAGTACGGTGGTgagtcgtagcacccctctaagcccctaaaaatgggttTTTACTAAATAAAGTAAGACGAGTGTGACAATTGATatggaaatcaatggatacccaCAATGACCATAGGCAAAAAACAAGTCATTATAATGAATtaataaacaaagtgagagtaAGAGCGTACTTTGCCTGTAGGTAATAAAGCGCTATCATGGAAATAAGGTtagctcaaatataaaattattacataCATATCAAAGAGTAAAACAAAGATCAAGTAATATTCATTAAGTATAGTAGTTgacaatcaaaagagaaaactcatatgtggggcccccaccaaagctcaatttatcttgcatgaattggtctcacaaattctattattttggaattatgaaaaaattacttatttaaaatcaagagaaacagaaaattatttgaaaatcgaagaaaatttgtacaagcacataccaaaatgagaatggCAGCAGACTTATTAAAATCAGGATTTTTGGcaacctaaaaccctaataaaTGATGACAAGTTGcagaattgaaaaaatatttcacaACTGGAGTGGAATAAAACTATTCGGaagaaaattagagttttgaatttaacttgaaaattgaagtctcgaaaattatttgaaaattgaagttttgaaaattcaatttaagaattggaattttggaaattaaatttgaagatgaaatttttttataaataaataaataaaacaataataataacaaaaataataatgactaaataaataaatgtaaaaattggaattttggaaattggaaatcgaatttttaagaattatttaaaaatggaattttaaaaataaataaataaatagaataataataataacgaaaataaaaatgattaaataaataaatgagaaattttgaattttggaaattgataattaaatttggaaatcagaattttgaagagttatttaaagatggaattttaaaaatgaataaataaataaatagaataaaataataataataataacgaaaataataatgattaaataaataaatgtgaaaattggaattttggaaattgggaattaaatttggaaatcggaattttgaagagttatttaaagatgaaattttaaaaataaataaatagaataataataataatgattaaataaataaatgtgaaaattggaattttggaaattgggaattaaatttggaaatcaaaattttgaaaaattatttaaagatgaaaatttttaaaattaaatttgaaaataattaaagtttggaacttttgaaaattaaactttaaaatgggagttttgaaaaattatattaaaattggagctttgaaaaattaaattaaaactggagttttggaaaattatcttaagattaaaattttgaaaattaaatttttggcatcaaaagatgaaaaataagaaaataataataaaaataagacataTGGCCTTAGCATCATTGGCCAAACGTGTACATGCATAATccaaggaataaaaaaatggaaaaggtgAAGCACCAACAGCACCAGTGCACCACAAACCTATTTTCCATATAACAATAATGTCATACCCACACCACAAACCCATTTTCCATGCATATATTCGCCATACCCATCTAGGTTACAGTAAGCACCTTAAAAACCAGTTGCAACCATATCCCATACCATAACCGTCATATCCACCAACAAAACCCAAAGCTCAAAATATCAACTATGAAGATCAAAACCCAATTCACGTTGATTATAGCAGTAAGAGAATGGAGAAGTGGAATGAAAACAACAATTTGTGAGTCGTGGCATGGGCAGGCAAACGAAGGCATGGGTACGGGGGAGATGAAGTGGAATGAAAGCAGAGGGGCGATGAACAGTGCCACGAACCGATTGATACCAAAATGGGAGGAGGAGCTGGAGAAGCAGCTGCTTTTGATGCAGCAGCAGCCACCGGAGCTTCCATCGCTATGGAAAGTGCTCTTATGTATAATGAAAATGATTCGGTAAAGGTGGTAATGGTGGACAATGGACGGTGGTGATAAGAGATAGGAGTATAGCAGTATGGGTGTGACGACATGGGTGTGATGGGTATGAAATGAGTGGGGTAAAGTGGAAGAAATGGTAGGTTTGCAAGGTGGCAGAAGGCATGGGAATTGGTTGTGATGAAGGTGCAATAGGGACCATGCCGGTTTGGCCTAGATGGTGATCACTGCATAACTTGATTTTCATGCGCGGGGCCCGGGTGAGTGGTAGACTGGGCGAATCTTCTTTTTTGCTTCTCTCATGGCGGTCAAGTCCCCTTTACCGTAATCAATTCCAGTTAAAATGGAGAACCTTTGCTTTGAGGGTGTTTGAGGCGCACGTTGAATGGCGTCGGAATGGTGGCTGAGGCGCACCTTGAATGGTGCCTCAAATGGTGCCTTTTAAATGCCTGAAAACGCCGCCGGAATGACGTCAAAACCGCGTCCATTTTGAACACCTGAACGGCGTCTTAACGACACCTGAAATTGCCcaagatttaattttttgttgtttctgatttaataaaagttttggtGAAAAATGggaggctctgataccaattgataaaCATTTTTTATCTCTATTATCACTAACAATACAAACAGAAAGTATATGTATACCAAGCATTCAAATTATGTCTTCCACTGTTGTCTAAGAACATACCTGAGTCGATTATTTTTCGGCGATGAATACAGTATAGATCTTCTAAGGCTGTAGAGGACACCACCTTCTTTCTGAATTCTCTCAGACGATGGGAGCCGAAGAGAAACAGGTCTGTTCTAATTCCAAAACTGATGTGATCTATATGAACAGACACACAGTCTATTATATTTATACCttcctgccttagggaccataccctttggctattgggcctcacgagtcttaggcccatcatctaaggcCTGTGAAGGcgttgggctctacacataaggTGGCCCATACTGTGGAAAACCGatacaaaataaacattaaGACGAATAGCTTAGTCATGTACCATTGTCAAATATGTGTGAGTCCATATCttaacaaatatttaattatattgtattttaaGTGAATTTCAGAGTAAAAATGTTTCACATAATTAAagtcaaattatattttttttaaaagcgagtttatagtaaatttaattatgaatacgataatatttttcttgacgtgaaaaattataagttgtgtataatttataattatggaatgaaaattaaagaataatgtttttaatttattgagaaAGGAACACGCATGACattttgggttttgttttaataagcatatatatatatataaaaagaagtGGGTCGATTGTAgggaagttaaaaaaaatgagagaaatggGAGAGATGCGGTCGACTGAGAGTGGGAAAAGAATCGCCTATGATATACCAAATGAAGTATGTTtcatgtaaaattttaaaaggatATTCTATTCAACGCGAGCAACACTCTTACGAAGtccaattttcatttcaatggttagattttcaaatttaaaataggGAGACTTAACCCTACAACTTTTATTTaatgcatttttctttaaaaactttataaatatcATTGTTGGAAGTTAAATAGGTAATATTTGTGATATGAGAAATTTTATTGGGTGATTTAGgcattttatttagaatttttgtgATAATGAGTAATTTAAATTGTTGAAAATGAATGTGTttggttattaaaaattattgggattattgaaaataaataaaattatggtatgaattatgtttgattaatattgggattattgagaatttattaagatgtttttgataatttaattatagaaaatgattgtgtttggttattaaaaattattgggattattgagaataaataaaatgatggtagagattatatttgattgatattgggattattgagaatttattgggatgattttagtaatttaattgtGGGAAATTGTTGTATTGgttattgaaattattgatattattaggaataaataaaatgatgatatgaatttgggtttttgttaatatttgaattattagaaaattttacttGAATGTTGTG includes the following:
- the LOC100258868 gene encoding dirigent protein 22, whose protein sequence is MAKLLILFTIFFSTIAAVAASGSSGESHRFSRNLSPESIGLKEEKLSHLHFYFHDIISGPKPTAVRVAEAAMTNKSATVFGAVLMMDDPLTVGPEPSSKLVGRAQGIYASASQEEMGFLMVLNFAFMEGKYNGSTLSVLGRNTIFSKVREMSIVGGSGLFRFARGYAQARTHTFNPKTGDVVVEYNVYVFHY